The DNA segment CGGCACGCGCCGCCCAGCTGGGAGTCCAGCTGGTCACCCTTGATGAACTGCTCGAACAGTCTGACTTCATCACCATCCACATGCCCAAGACCCCCGAAACGCTCGGCATGCTCGGCGAGGCGGCCTTCAGGAAGATGAAACCCTCTGCCTACGTGGTCAACGTGGCACGCGGGGGACTGGTCGATGAGGCGGCGCTGTTCGCAGCCCTCCAGGCGAACGAGATCGCGGGCGCCGGCGTCGACGTGTTCGTCACCGAGCCCAGCACCGATCTCCCGTTCTTCACCCTCGACAACGTGGTGGTCACCCCCCACCTCGGGGCTTCAACCGATGAGGCCCAGGAAAAGGCAGGCGTATCCGTCGCCAAATCGGTGCGCCTTGCCCTCGCCGGTGAGCTGGTGCCCGACGCCGTCAACGTCGCTGGCGGCGTCATCGATCCCCAGGTGCGCCCCGGCATCCCGCTGATCGAGAAGCTGGGTCGGATCTTCACCGCGCTGACCCACGATTCACTGACCCAGATCGAGGTGGAAGTGGCTGGCGAGATCGCGTCCCTCGACGTGAAGGCGCTGGAGCTTGCCGCTCTCAAGGGGGTCTTCACCGACATTGTCTCCGAGCAGGTGTCCTACGTGAACGCACCGGTCCTCGCCGAACAGCGCGGCATCAACACCCGGCTGGTCACCACCCCCGAATCGGAGGAGTACCGCAATGTGCTCACCATCCGCGGCGCGCTCTCGGACGGATCGCAGATCTCCGTCGCCGGTACCCTGACCGGGCCGAAGCAGATCGAAAAGCTGGTAGGCGTCAACGGGTATGACCTCGAGATCCCGATCAGCGAACACCTGCTGGTGCTGCTGTACCAGGACCGTCCCGGTGTCATTGGCACGCTGGGCCGGTTGCTCGGCGAGCGGGACATCAACATCGCGGGAATGCAGGTGGCCCGCAACACCGAGGGCGGCCAGGCCCTGTCCCTGTTGACGGTCGACAGTTCGGTGCCGCAGGAGGTCCTAGACGCCGTGAAGGAAGCGATCGGCGCCACGGTGGCCCGCGAAGTGGACCTGCAGAGCTAACCACCCAGGTGTTTCAGGGCCTCTCGCCGCGACAGCGGTGGGAGGCCCTTGTCGTTGCGCTGGCCCCTGGGCAGGGGCCAGGCCAGGGACGCTACCGGTGGGCGGCCCGGTCACGAAGCGACAAGCGGGCCGGAAACAGGGTAATTTCTTTAGGTGACATCCACAGAGCAGCTGCCCGCGTATTACCTCACCACAGCCATCTCGTACCCCAACGGGACCCCGCACATCGGCCATGCCTATGAGGCGATCGCCACCGACGCGCTGGCCCGGTTCAAGCGGCTCGATGGCTACGACGTCATGTTCCTGACCGGAACGGACGAGCACGGACTGAAGATGCAGCAGACCGCCGACAAGGAGGGCATCCCCGTCCGCGACCTGGCCACCCGCAACGCGCAGGCGTTCCAGGCCATGAACGACGACGTCGGCAGCTCCTACAACCGGTTCATCCGCACCACAGACGCGGACCACTACGAGGCTGCCTCCGCCATCTGGAAGCTGATGGAAGCCCGTGGCGACATCTACCTGGATAAGTACGCCGGCTGGTACTCGGTGCGGGACGAGGCGTTCCACAGCGAGGACGACACCGACGTCCGCGAGGACGGCATCCGCTACGCCACGGAGACTGACACCGAGGTGACCTGGACCGAGGAGGAGAGCTACTTCTTCCGGCTCTCCGCCTACCAGGACAAACTCCTCGCCCTGTACTCCGACCAGCCCGAGTTTGGCGCGCCCCAGTCACGGTTCAACGAGGTGATCAGCTTCGTCAAGCGCGGCCTCGAGGACCTGTCGATCAGCCGGACCACCTTCGACTGGGGAGTGCCCGTCCCCGGCAACAAGGACCACGTGATGTATGTGTGGGTGGATGCCCTCACCAACTACCTCACCGGCGTCGGCTTCCCCGATGTTCAGTCGGAGCGCTTCAAAAAGTTCTGGCCAGCCGACGTCCATGTCATCGGCAAGGACATCTCACGGTTCCACGCCATCTACTGGCCCGCGTTCCTGATGTCAGCCGGACTCGAACTGCCACAGCGGATCATGATTCACGGTTTCCTGTTCAACAAGGGCGTCAAGATGTCCAAGTCGTTGGGCAACACGGTGGCGCCCAAGGACTGGGTGAACCAGTACGGCCTCGACCAGATCCGGTTCTTCCTGCTGCGCGAAGTGCCGTTCGGAGCCGACGGATCCTACAGCCACGAGGCAATCGTGGGCCGGATGAACTCCGACCTAGCCAACAACCTGGGCAACCTCGCCCAGCGGTCGCTGTCAATGGTGGCCAAGAACTGTGACGCGCAGGTGCCAGCGCCGTCGTCGCTCGCGCCAGCCGACGAGGCCATCCTGGCGCAGGCCAACGGACTCCTTGAGGCGTCCCGGGCCGCGTTTGACCGCCAGGAGTTCTCCCGGGCACTCGAACTCATCTGGGGCGTACTGGGCGACACCAACGCCTACTTCGCCGACCAGCAGCCCTGGGTGCTCCGGAAAACCGATACCGAGCGCATGAACACGGTGCTGTACGTGACGCTGGAGGTGCTCCGGATCGTCTCGATCCTGGCGCAGCCGGTGATGCCTGAGGGCGCCGGACGGCTGCTCACCGCGCTGGGGCAGGGCACCGGGCCCGACGACGTCGAGCGGCAGTTCAGCGCCATCGAGACTCCGCTGGTCGCTGGGACGGCACTGCCGGCGCCGTCGCCCATCTTCCCGAAGTACGAAGAGCCAGCCGAGGGCTAGCGGTCCGCCCGGTGCTAGTGGTCGCCCGAGAGGAACCGCTCGGGTGCTGTCTGACGCATGATGTGCGTCAACTGCTCCTGCTGTTTGCGGGCCCGGTCGGTGAGGCGCCGGAGCTGTTCGGAGTCCAGCGCGGTCGACCCTGCCTCGGTTAGTGCGTTAAGGGTCTCCCACATGCATTCCTTGCCACGGACCGCGCTTTGCAGGGCCTCCAGTTCCAGCTGGGCACCGCTGCCCTTGTCTGAACGGCGGAGGTTGAGCGGGTTGACCTTGCTGAGCTGCGCGCCGATCTGGGCAATGACCATTTTGACCTTGCTCGGGGTGTAGCCGAGGGAACTGATGATCTGAGCCAGTTCTTTCCGGTCGGCGGCGATCTCCTCGGTGAGTGTTGCGAAGGTTTGCTCGTGCTTGGTGCCGCGCCACGCCTCCTGGGCGGTGGAGAAGAGTTTTACTCCCGACGCGGCGGCCACCAGGTGGTCATCCAGGTACGCCGAAAGTCTGCTGGAATCCGTCGGGTTTGAGTTGCTGCGCGGCGTCGGTGGATGTTCCATTGATAAACCTTTCGAGCGGAACCTGCGAGTTGGAAAATTCCATCTTCGCAGGTTCCGCGTCGATTGTGGTCGCTAGGTTACGCCGTGGCGAGCCCCTCCACCGGCGACAGCCGGGCCGCACGTCGGGCCGGCAGCACCGACGCCAACAGGGCGGCGATAACAGCCACCGCGAGCACACCCAGCAACTGGAGCCAGGGGATTGATGGGGTGACCGGCGCGATCGCTCCCAGGGCCGACTGCACGCCAAGCCACCCGTACACCACGCCCAGCAGGCACCCGAAGGCGGCGGCGACGCCGGCAATGAGCACCGCCTCCACGGCGAGCATCCCGCGCAGTTGCGCCCGGGTGAGCCCGAGGGCCCGCAGCAGGGACGACTCCCGGGTCCGTTCAAGCACCGACAGGGAGAGCGTATTGGCCACACCGATCAACGCAATGAGCACGGCGACGGCGAGGAGAGCCGTCACCACCAGCAGGATGACGTCGATGATCTGGTTGAAGGACACCCGTTCAATGGCTGCGCCGTTGACCTGGTACTCCGAGACGCCGAGCGCCTCGACAATGTCTGACCGAAGCCCGGTCACCCCCGCAGCGTCGAGCGAATCATCGAGCTTCAGCCACAGGATCCCAGTCCCGTCGCCGAGTGCTGCGACACCCGGCAGGGGCGCCGTCCCCAGCTCCGCAGCTGTGGCAGCGGTGATCGTTGGTACGAAAATCTGGGTCTGCACCTCCTGAACCGGCAGGGTCACCGGACCGTCCGCACCCATCAGGGTCACCTCGGTGAGCCCGGAGTCCTGGGGCATAAACACCACGTCGTCGACCAACCCGGGGTCCTCACTGCGCAGGACCGCCTCGGCCTCGTCGGGTGAGATCGCGTAGACTGGCATGGCACCGGTTGCGTCGTCGGAGACAGCGCCGACTGACAGGGCCAGCGCTGCATCAACACCGTCCAGACGTTCAACCGTCGTCACAGCCGCGTCAGCCGCGGCTGCGCTTCCGACCTCCTGCACCGCCAGGTCCACCGGATAGTTGGCTCCCAGCTCGGCTTCGAACGCTGTCCGCGAGGTTTGGGCGCCGGCCATCATCATGGTGACCAGGGTGACTCCCACCAGCAGTGCGCTGGCAGTGGCAGTGGTTCTGGCGGGATTGCGGACTGCGTTGATCGCGGCGAGCCGTCCCGGCACACCCAAGGGGGTGGCAAGCTTCCCGACGGCGGTCACCAGCGCGGGGAGGAACAGTGACGCGCACAGGAGCACGCCCACGAAGGACAGCACTCCACCCGGCAGCGCGACCAGCAGCGCCGACGAGGCAGCACCCACCCCGAGCAGCCCCGCCCCCAGCAGAACCAGCACCAGTCCGAGGAACAGCCGCGCCTTGCCCCTGCGGGTTTCAGTCGTGGCATCCTCAGCCGGTCGCAGCGCCTCGAGCGGTGCGACGGCGGTGGCAGCACGGGCCGGCACAAACGCGGCCACCAAAGTCATCACGACGCCGACGATGAGCCCGGCCAGGACCGACGACGGTGGAATGGCCAGGGTGGCGAACTCGGTGCCATCCTGCGCGGCGGCAAGACTGACCAGTGCCCACATCACGCCAGCGGCCAACAGCACGCCGAGGACTGACGACACCAGGCCCACAATGCCCGCCTCGATCAGGACCGAGCGACGAATCTGTGCCCGGGATGCACCGATGCAGCGCAGCAACGCCAGGTCACGGGTCCGCTGGGCCACGAGCACCGAGAAGGTGTTGGCGATGACCAGCACGGTGACCAGGATGGCGACGACGGCGAACGCCAGCAGGATGACTGTCAGCTGGTCGGTGCCTCCCGAGAGGGCCGCGACGTCGGCCGTCACCTGTTCGGCGCTGGTGCGGACCTCGGCGGACACTCCCGATGCCGAAAGGGCTGACGCCGTAGCTGTGCGGACGTCCGCCACGGTGGCTGATCCGTCGAGGGCCAGCTGGGCAGTGGTGGCCTGGGGCGGAGCCTCACCGGGGGAGAAGATGCTGAGTGATTCCACCAGGTCCGGTGCGGCGTACACCTGCGGCAACCCGGCGAGATAGGGATCGGCAGAATTCTCGGTGATCCCCGTCAGCGTGACAGTCAGGCTCTTCGGGGGCAGCGGCTCGCCGTCGGGGGAATACTGGGTCTGCTCCAGCGCGAAGCTGTCACCGACGCCCAGTCCCAGTTGGGAAGCCGCCGTCTTGTCGATGGTGATTCCAGTGCCATCGACTGGTAGGCGACCGTCAGCGAGGGTCGAGGACTGAAGCTCATCGGGGGCGGTGCTCAGGACAAAGACGTCCGCCGGCCCCGTCGGGAGACTCAGGGTAGAGATGGTTCGTTGTGCGGCATGTACGGCTGATACGCCGTCGATACCTGAGAGGAGTTGCTCGGTTTCCACCGCCGATCCGGCACCCTCCCCGAGGGAGACCACCAGGTCGGCTTTGGCGTAGGTGGCGCCGAGGCTTTGCTGA comes from the Arthrobacter sp. CAN_C5 genome and includes:
- the serA gene encoding phosphoglycerate dehydrogenase encodes the protein MTSKPVVLLAEELSPATIEALGPDFEIRQTDGSDRGQLLAAIADVDAILVRSATQVDAEAIAAAPQLKVIARAGVGLDNVDIKAATQAGVMVVNAPTSNIISAAELTVGHILSLARHIPQASAALKGGEWKRSKYSGIELYEKKVGIIGLGRIGALVAARLQGFDTEILAYDPYITSARAAQLGVQLVTLDELLEQSDFITIHMPKTPETLGMLGEAAFRKMKPSAYVVNVARGGLVDEAALFAALQANEIAGAGVDVFVTEPSTDLPFFTLDNVVVTPHLGASTDEAQEKAGVSVAKSVRLALAGELVPDAVNVAGGVIDPQVRPGIPLIEKLGRIFTALTHDSLTQIEVEVAGEIASLDVKALELAALKGVFTDIVSEQVSYVNAPVLAEQRGINTRLVTTPESEEYRNVLTIRGALSDGSQISVAGTLTGPKQIEKLVGVNGYDLEIPISEHLLVLLYQDRPGVIGTLGRLLGERDINIAGMQVARNTEGGQALSLLTVDSSVPQEVLDAVKEAIGATVAREVDLQS
- a CDS encoding FtsX-like permease family protein, which codes for MLQVALAQVRAYGRRFIAVGLAVMLGVGFLSATLMVSGTTQASLQQSLGATYAKADLVVSLGEGAGSAVETEQLLSGIDGVSAVHAAQRTISTLSLPTGPADVFVLSTAPDELQSSTLADGRLPVDGTGITIDKTAASQLGLGVGDSFALEQTQYSPDGEPLPPKSLTVTLTGITENSADPYLAGLPQVYAAPDLVESLSIFSPGEAPPQATTAQLALDGSATVADVRTATASALSASGVSAEVRTSAEQVTADVAALSGGTDQLTVILLAFAVVAILVTVLVIANTFSVLVAQRTRDLALLRCIGASRAQIRRSVLIEAGIVGLVSSVLGVLLAAGVMWALVSLAAAQDGTEFATLAIPPSSVLAGLIVGVVMTLVAAFVPARAATAVAPLEALRPAEDATTETRRGKARLFLGLVLVLLGAGLLGVGAASSALLVALPGGVLSFVGVLLCASLFLPALVTAVGKLATPLGVPGRLAAINAVRNPARTTATASALLVGVTLVTMMMAGAQTSRTAFEAELGANYPVDLAVQEVGSAAAADAAVTTVERLDGVDAALALSVGAVSDDATGAMPVYAISPDEAEAVLRSEDPGLVDDVVFMPQDSGLTEVTLMGADGPVTLPVQEVQTQIFVPTITAATAAELGTAPLPGVAALGDGTGILWLKLDDSLDAAGVTGLRSDIVEALGVSEYQVNGAAIERVSFNQIIDVILLVVTALLAVAVLIALIGVANTLSLSVLERTRESSLLRALGLTRAQLRGMLAVEAVLIAGVAAAFGCLLGVVYGWLGVQSALGAIAPVTPSIPWLQLLGVLAVAVIAALLASVLPARRAARLSPVEGLATA
- the metG gene encoding methionine--tRNA ligase → MTSTEQLPAYYLTTAISYPNGTPHIGHAYEAIATDALARFKRLDGYDVMFLTGTDEHGLKMQQTADKEGIPVRDLATRNAQAFQAMNDDVGSSYNRFIRTTDADHYEAASAIWKLMEARGDIYLDKYAGWYSVRDEAFHSEDDTDVREDGIRYATETDTEVTWTEEESYFFRLSAYQDKLLALYSDQPEFGAPQSRFNEVISFVKRGLEDLSISRTTFDWGVPVPGNKDHVMYVWVDALTNYLTGVGFPDVQSERFKKFWPADVHVIGKDISRFHAIYWPAFLMSAGLELPQRIMIHGFLFNKGVKMSKSLGNTVAPKDWVNQYGLDQIRFFLLREVPFGADGSYSHEAIVGRMNSDLANNLGNLAQRSLSMVAKNCDAQVPAPSSLAPADEAILAQANGLLEASRAAFDRQEFSRALELIWGVLGDTNAYFADQQPWVLRKTDTERMNTVLYVTLEVLRIVSILAQPVMPEGAGRLLTALGQGTGPDDVERQFSAIETPLVAGTALPAPSPIFPKYEEPAEG